From Mus musculus strain C57BL/6J chromosome 17, GRCm38.p6 C57BL/6J, the proteins below share one genomic window:
- the Ehmt2 gene encoding histone-lysine N-methyltransferase EHMT2 isoform c (isoform c is encoded by transcript variant 3), translating to MRGLPRGRGLMRARGRGRAAPTGGRGRGRGGAHRGRGRPRSLLSLPRAQASWAPQLPAGLTGPPVPCLPSQGEAPAEMGALLLEKEPRGAAERVHSSLGDTPQSEETLPKANPDSLEPAGPSSPASVTVTVGDEGADTPVGAASLIGDEPESLEGDGGRIVLGHATKSFPSSPSKGGACPSRAKMSMTGAGKSPPSVQSLAMRLLSMPGAQGAATAGPEPSPATTAAQEGQPKVHRARKTMSKPSNGQPPIPEKRPPEVQHFRMSDDMHLGKVTSDVAKRRKLNSGSLSEDLGSAGGSGDIILEKGEPRPLEEWETVVGDDFSLYYDAYSVDERVDSDSKSEVEALAEQLSEEEEEEEEEEEEEEEEEEEEEEEEEDEESGNQSDRSGSSGRRKAKKKWRKDSPWVKPSRKRRKREPPRAKEPRGVSNDTSSLETERGFEELPLCSCRMEAPKIDRISERAGHKCMATESVDGELLGCNAAILKRETMRPSSRVALMVLCEAHRARMVKHHCCPGCGYFCTAGTFLECHPDFRVAHRFHKACVSQLNGMVFCPHCGEDASEAQEVTIPRGDGGTPPIGTAAPALPPLAHDAPGRADTSQPSARMRGHGEPRRPPCDPLADTIDSSGPSLTLPNGGCLSAVGLPPGPGREALEKALVIQESERRKKLRFHPRQLYLSVKQGELQKVILMLLDNLDPNFQSDQQSKRTPLHAAAQKGSVEICHVLLQAGANINAVDKQQRTPLMEAVVNNHLEVARYMVQLGGCVYSKEEDGSTCLHHAAKIGNLEMVSLLLSTGQVDVNAQDSGGWTPIIWAAEHKHIDVIRMLLTRGADVTLTDNEENICLHWASFTGSAAIAEVLLNAQCDLHAVNYHGDTPLHIAARESYHDCVLLFLSRGANPELRNKEGDTAWDLTPERSDVWFALQLNRKLRLGVGNRAVRTEKIICRDVARGYENVPIPCVNGVDGEPCPEDYKYISENCETSTMNIDRNITHLQHCTCVDDCSSSNCLCGQLSIRCWYDKDGRLLQEFNKIEPPLIFECNQACSCWRSCKNRVVQSGIKVRLQLYRTAKMGWGVRALQTIPQGTFICEYVGELISDAEADVREDDSYLFDLDNKDGEVYCIDARYYGNISRFINHLCDPNIIPVRVFMLHQDLRFPRIAFFSSRDIRTGEELGFDYGDRFWDIKSKYFTCQCGSEKCKHSAEAIALEQSRLARLDPHPELLPDLSSLPPINT from the exons ATGCGGGGTCTGCCGAGAGGGAGGGGGCTGATGCGGGCCCGGGGGCGGGGGCGTGCGGCCCCCACGGGCGGCCGCGGCCGCGGTCGGGGGGGCGCCCACCGAGGGCGAGGTAGGCCCCGAAGCCTGCTCTCGCTGCCCAGGGCCCAGGCGTCTTGGGCCCCCCAGCTGCCTGCCGGGCTGACCGGCCCCCCGGTTCCTTGTCTCCCCTCCCAGGGGGAGGCCCCCGCTGAGATGGGGGCGctgctgctggagaaggagccccGAGGAGCCGCCGAGAGAG TTCATAGCTCTTTGGGGGACACCCCTCAGAGTGAGGAGACCCTTCCCAAGGCCAACCCCGACTCCTTGGAGCCTGCCGGCCCCTCCTCTCCGGCCTCTGTCACTGTCACCGTCGGCGATGAGGGGGCTGACACCCCTGTCGGGGCCGCATCACTCATCGGGGACGAACCCGAGAGCCTGGAGGGAGATGGGGGTCGCATCGTGCTGG GCCATGCCACAAAGtcgttcccctcttcccccagcAAGGGGGGTGCCTGTCCCAGTCGGGCCAAAATGTCAATGACAGGGGCAGGAAAGTCGCCCCCCTCGGTCCAGAGTTTGGCCATGAGGCTGTTGAGCATGCCCGGGGCCCAGGGAGCTGCAACTGCTGGGCCTGAACCCTCTCCGGCAACAACTGCCGCCCAGGAGGGGCAGCCCAAAGTGCACCGAGCCCGGAAAACCATGTCCAAACCTAGCAACggacag cctccaatcCCTGAGAAGCGGCCCCCTGAAGTCCAGCATTTCCGCATGAGTGATGACATGCATCTGGGGAAGGTGACTTCAG ATGTGGCCAAAAGGAGGAAGCTGAACTCTGGTAGCCTG TCCGAGGACTTGGGCTCTGCCGGGGGCTCAGGAGATATAATCCTGGAGAAGGGAGAGCCCAGGCCCCTGGAGGAGTGGGAGACGGTGGTGGGCGATGACTTCAGCCTGTACTATGATGCGTACTCTGTGGATGAGCGGGTGGACTCTGACAGCAAG tctgaaGTCGAAGCTCTAGCTGAACAGttgagtgaggaggaggaggaggaagaggaggaagaagaagaagaggaggaggaggaggaagaggaggaggaggaagaagaggacgaGGAGTCGGGCAATCAGTCAGACAGG AGCGGTTCTAGTGGCCGGCGCAAGGCCAAGAAGAAATGGCGGAAAGACAGCCCGTGGGTGAAGCCATCTAGAAAACGGCGGAAACGAGAGCCTCCGAGGGCCAAGGAGCCAAGAG GGGTCTCCAATGACACGTCTTCACTGGAGACAGAACGCGGGTTTGAGGAGCTGCCCCTCTGCAGCTGCCGCATGGAGGCTCCCAAGATTGACCGCATCAGCGAGAGAGCAGGGCACAAGTGCATGGCCACAGAGAGTGTGGATGGAGAG CTCCTGGGCTGCAATGCTGCCATCCTTAAGCGGGAGACCATGCGGCCGTCTAGCCGCGTGGCGCTGATGGTGCTCTGTGAGGCCCATCGAGCCCGCATGGTCAAGCACCATTGCTGCCCGGGCTGCGGCTACTTCTGCACAGCG GGCACCTTCCTGGAATGCCACCCCGACTTTCGTGTAGCTCACCGCTTCCATAAGGCCTGCGTATCCCAGCTCAATGGGATGGTCTTCTGTCCCCACTGTGGAGAGGATGCCTCAGAGGCCCAGGAGGTGACCATTCCTCGGGGCGATGGGGGAACACCCCCAATTGGCACCGCAGCTCCTGCTCTGCCACCCCTGGCACATGATGCCCCAGGGCGAGCGGATACCTCCCAGCCTAG CGCCCGAATGCGAGGGCATGGAGAGCCGCGGCGCCCGCCCTGTGATCCCCTGGCTGACACCATCGACAGCTCAGGGCCTTCACTGACTCTGCCTAATGGGGGCTGCCTCTCCGCTGTGGGTCTGCCCCCAGGGCCGGGCAGGGAAGCCCTGGAAAAAGCCTTGGTCATCCAGGAGTCTGAGAG GCGGAAGAAGCTGCGATTCCACCCACGGCAGCTGTACCTGTCGGTGAAGCAGGGGGAGCTGCAGAAGGTGATCCTTATGCTGT TAGACAACCTGGACCCCAACTTCCAGAGCGACCAGCAGAGCAAGCGCACGCCCCTGCACGCGGCCGCCCAGAAGGGGTCGGTAGAGATCTGTCATGTGCTGCTGCAG GCAGGAGCCAACATCAATGCCGTAGATAAGCAACAACGCACGCCACTAATGGAGGCCGTGGTGAACAACCACCTGGAGGTGGCACGCTACATGGTGCAGTTAGGTGGCTGTGTCTACAGCAAG GAAGAGGATGGCTCCACCTGTCTACATCATGCAGCCAAAATTGGGAACTTGGAAATGGTCAGCCTGCTACTGAGCACAGGACAGGTGGACGTCAATGCCCAG gaCAGTGGGGGCTGGACGCCCATCATCTGGGCAGCCGAGCACAAGCACATCGATGTGATTCGTATGCTGCTGACCCGGGGTGCCGATGTCACCCTGACTGACAAT GAGGAAAACATCTGCCTGCACTGGGCCTCCTTCACGGGTAGTGCCGCCATCGCTGAGGTCCTTCTGAATGCCCAGTGTGATCTCCATGCTGTCAACTACCATGGGGACACGCCCCTGCACATAGCCGCCAGGGAGAGCTACCATGACTGTGTTCT GTTGTTCCTGTCTCGTGGAGCCAACCCTGAGCTTCGGAACAAAGAAGGAGACACGGCATGGGATCTGACCCCAGAGCGCTCTGATGTGTGGTTTGCACTGCAGCTCAATCGAAAGCTTAGGCTTGGGGTAGGGAACCGGGCTGTCCGCACCGAGAAGATCATCTGCCG GGACGTAGCCCGAGGCTATGAGAATGTACCCATCCCCTGTGTCAATGGTGTGGATGGGGAGCCGTGCCCGGAGGACTACAAGTACATCTCTGAGAACTGCGAGACATCGACCATGAACATCGACCGCAACATCACCCATCTGCAG CACTGCACGTGTGTGGATGACTGCTCCAGCTCCAATTGCCTATGTGGTCAGCTCAGTATCCGATGCTGGTATGACAAG GACGGGCGGCTGCTCCAGGAGTTTAACAAGATCGAGCCCCCCCTGATCTTTGAGTGTAACCAGGCATGCTCCTGCTGGAGAAGCTGCAAGAACCGCGTGGTGCAGAGCGGCATCAA GGTACGGCTGCAGCTCTACCGGACTGCCAAGATGGGCTGGGGGGTCCGAGCCTTGCAGACCATCCCCCAGGGCACGTTCATCTGCGA GTATGTAGGAGAGCTGATCTCTGATGCCGAGGCTGATGTGAGAGAGGATGATTCTTACCTCTTCGATTTAGATAACAAG GATGGCGAGGTTTACTGCATTGATGCCCGTTACTATGGCAACATCAGCCGATTCATTAACCACCTGTGTGACCCCAACATCATCCCTGTCCGGGTTTTCATGCTGCACCAAGATCTACGGTTCCCACGCATTGCCTTCTTCAGCTCCAGGGACATCCGGACTGGGGAGGAGCTGGG CTTTGACTACGGTGACCGATTCTGGGACATCAAGAGCAAGTATTTCACCTGCCAGTGTGGCTCTGAGAAGTGCAAGCATTCAGCGGAGGCCATCGCCCTGGAGCAGAGCCGCCTGGCCCGGCTGGACCCCCACCCGGAGCTGCTCCCTGACCTCAGCTCCCTGCCCCCCATCAACACCTGA
- the Ehmt2 gene encoding histone-lysine N-methyltransferase EHMT2 isoform X1 produces MRGLPRGRGLMRARGRGRAAPTGGRGRGRGGAHRGRGRPRSLLSLPRAQASWAPQLPAGLTGPPVPCLPSQGEAPAEMGALLLEKEPRGAAERVHSSLGDTPQSEETLPKANPDSLEPAGPSSPASVTVTVGDEGADTPVGAASLIGDEPESLEGDGGRIVLGHATKSFPSSPSKGGACPSRAKMSMTGAGKSPPSVQSLAMRLLSMPGAQGAATAGPEPSPATTAAQEGQPKVHRARKTMSKPSNGQPPIPEKRPPEVQHFRMSDDMHLGKVTSDVAKRRKLNSGSLSEDLGSAGGSGDIILEKGEPRPLEEWETVVGDDFSLYYDAYSVDERVDSDSKSEVEALAEQLSEEEEEEEEEEEEEEEEEEEEEEEEEDEESGNQSDRSGSSGRRKAKKKWRKDSPWVKPSRKRRKREPPRAKEPRGVNGVGSSGPSEYMEVPLGSLELPSEGTLSPNHAGVSNDTSSLETERGFEELPLCSCRMEAPKIDRISERAGHKCMATESVDGELLGCNAAILKRETMRPSSRVALMVLCEAHRARMVKHHCCPGCGYFCTAGTFLECHPDFRVAHRFHKACVSQLNGMVFCPHCGEDASEAQEVTIPRGDGGTPPIGTAAPALPPLAHDAPGRADTSQPSARMRGHGEPRRPPCDPLADTIDSSGPSLTLPNGGCLSAVGLPPGPGREALEKALVIQESESPPSPPPSPDRRKKLRFHPRQLYLSVKQGELQKVILMLLDNLDPNFQSDQQSKRTPLHAAAQKGSVEICHVLLQAGANINAVDKQQRTPLMEAVVNNHLEVARYMVQLGGCVYSKEEDGSTCLHHAAKIGNLEMVSLLLSTGQVDVNAQDSGGWTPIIWAAEHKHIDVIRMLLTRGADVTLTDNEENICLHWASFTGSAAIAEVLLNAQCDLHAVNYHGDTPLHIAARESYHDCVLLFLSRGANPELRNKEGDTAWDLTPERSDVWFALQLNRKLRLGVGNRAVRTEKIICRDVARGYENVPIPCVNGVDGEPCPEDYKYISENCETSTMNIDRNITHLQHCTCVDDCSSSNCLCGQLSIRCWYDKDGRLLQEFNKIEPPLIFECNQACSCWRSCKNRVVQSGIKVRLQLYRTAKMGWGVRALQTIPQGTFICEYVGELISDAEADVREDDSYLFDLDNKDGEVYCIDARYYGNISRFINHLCDPNIIPVRVFMLHQDLRFPRIAFFSSRDIRTGEELGFDYGDRFWDIKSKYFTCQCGSEKCKHSAEAIALEQSRLARLDPHPELLPDLSSLPPINT; encoded by the exons ATGCGGGGTCTGCCGAGAGGGAGGGGGCTGATGCGGGCCCGGGGGCGGGGGCGTGCGGCCCCCACGGGCGGCCGCGGCCGCGGTCGGGGGGGCGCCCACCGAGGGCGAGGTAGGCCCCGAAGCCTGCTCTCGCTGCCCAGGGCCCAGGCGTCTTGGGCCCCCCAGCTGCCTGCCGGGCTGACCGGCCCCCCGGTTCCTTGTCTCCCCTCCCAGGGGGAGGCCCCCGCTGAGATGGGGGCGctgctgctggagaaggagccccGAGGAGCCGCCGAGAGAG TTCATAGCTCTTTGGGGGACACCCCTCAGAGTGAGGAGACCCTTCCCAAGGCCAACCCCGACTCCTTGGAGCCTGCCGGCCCCTCCTCTCCGGCCTCTGTCACTGTCACCGTCGGCGATGAGGGGGCTGACACCCCTGTCGGGGCCGCATCACTCATCGGGGACGAACCCGAGAGCCTGGAGGGAGATGGGGGTCGCATCGTGCTGG GCCATGCCACAAAGtcgttcccctcttcccccagcAAGGGGGGTGCCTGTCCCAGTCGGGCCAAAATGTCAATGACAGGGGCAGGAAAGTCGCCCCCCTCGGTCCAGAGTTTGGCCATGAGGCTGTTGAGCATGCCCGGGGCCCAGGGAGCTGCAACTGCTGGGCCTGAACCCTCTCCGGCAACAACTGCCGCCCAGGAGGGGCAGCCCAAAGTGCACCGAGCCCGGAAAACCATGTCCAAACCTAGCAACggacag cctccaatcCCTGAGAAGCGGCCCCCTGAAGTCCAGCATTTCCGCATGAGTGATGACATGCATCTGGGGAAGGTGACTTCAG ATGTGGCCAAAAGGAGGAAGCTGAACTCTGGTAGCCTG TCCGAGGACTTGGGCTCTGCCGGGGGCTCAGGAGATATAATCCTGGAGAAGGGAGAGCCCAGGCCCCTGGAGGAGTGGGAGACGGTGGTGGGCGATGACTTCAGCCTGTACTATGATGCGTACTCTGTGGATGAGCGGGTGGACTCTGACAGCAAG tctgaaGTCGAAGCTCTAGCTGAACAGttgagtgaggaggaggaggaggaagaggaggaagaagaagaagaggaggaggaggaggaagaggaggaggaggaagaagaggacgaGGAGTCGGGCAATCAGTCAGACAGG AGCGGTTCTAGTGGCCGGCGCAAGGCCAAGAAGAAATGGCGGAAAGACAGCCCGTGGGTGAAGCCATCTAGAAAACGGCGGAAACGAGAGCCTCCGAGGGCCAAGGAGCCAAGAG gAGTGAATGGTGTGGGTTCCTCAGGGCCCAGTGAGTACATGGAGGTTCCTCTGGGGTCCCTGGAGCTGCCCAGCGAGGGGACCCTCTCCCCCAACCACGCTG GGGTCTCCAATGACACGTCTTCACTGGAGACAGAACGCGGGTTTGAGGAGCTGCCCCTCTGCAGCTGCCGCATGGAGGCTCCCAAGATTGACCGCATCAGCGAGAGAGCAGGGCACAAGTGCATGGCCACAGAGAGTGTGGATGGAGAG CTCCTGGGCTGCAATGCTGCCATCCTTAAGCGGGAGACCATGCGGCCGTCTAGCCGCGTGGCGCTGATGGTGCTCTGTGAGGCCCATCGAGCCCGCATGGTCAAGCACCATTGCTGCCCGGGCTGCGGCTACTTCTGCACAGCG GGCACCTTCCTGGAATGCCACCCCGACTTTCGTGTAGCTCACCGCTTCCATAAGGCCTGCGTATCCCAGCTCAATGGGATGGTCTTCTGTCCCCACTGTGGAGAGGATGCCTCAGAGGCCCAGGAGGTGACCATTCCTCGGGGCGATGGGGGAACACCCCCAATTGGCACCGCAGCTCCTGCTCTGCCACCCCTGGCACATGATGCCCCAGGGCGAGCGGATACCTCCCAGCCTAG CGCCCGAATGCGAGGGCATGGAGAGCCGCGGCGCCCGCCCTGTGATCCCCTGGCTGACACCATCGACAGCTCAGGGCCTTCACTGACTCTGCCTAATGGGGGCTGCCTCTCCGCTGTGGGTCTGCCCCCAGGGCCGGGCAGGGAAGCCCTGGAAAAAGCCTTGGTCATCCAGGAGTCTGAGAG CCCACCTTCTCCCCCTCCATCCCCTGACAGGCGGAAGAAGCTGCGATTCCACCCACGGCAGCTGTACCTGTCGGTGAAGCAGGGGGAGCTGCAGAAGGTGATCCTTATGCTGT TAGACAACCTGGACCCCAACTTCCAGAGCGACCAGCAGAGCAAGCGCACGCCCCTGCACGCGGCCGCCCAGAAGGGGTCGGTAGAGATCTGTCATGTGCTGCTGCAG GCAGGAGCCAACATCAATGCCGTAGATAAGCAACAACGCACGCCACTAATGGAGGCCGTGGTGAACAACCACCTGGAGGTGGCACGCTACATGGTGCAGTTAGGTGGCTGTGTCTACAGCAAG GAAGAGGATGGCTCCACCTGTCTACATCATGCAGCCAAAATTGGGAACTTGGAAATGGTCAGCCTGCTACTGAGCACAGGACAGGTGGACGTCAATGCCCAG gaCAGTGGGGGCTGGACGCCCATCATCTGGGCAGCCGAGCACAAGCACATCGATGTGATTCGTATGCTGCTGACCCGGGGTGCCGATGTCACCCTGACTGACAAT GAGGAAAACATCTGCCTGCACTGGGCCTCCTTCACGGGTAGTGCCGCCATCGCTGAGGTCCTTCTGAATGCCCAGTGTGATCTCCATGCTGTCAACTACCATGGGGACACGCCCCTGCACATAGCCGCCAGGGAGAGCTACCATGACTGTGTTCT GTTGTTCCTGTCTCGTGGAGCCAACCCTGAGCTTCGGAACAAAGAAGGAGACACGGCATGGGATCTGACCCCAGAGCGCTCTGATGTGTGGTTTGCACTGCAGCTCAATCGAAAGCTTAGGCTTGGGGTAGGGAACCGGGCTGTCCGCACCGAGAAGATCATCTGCCG GGACGTAGCCCGAGGCTATGAGAATGTACCCATCCCCTGTGTCAATGGTGTGGATGGGGAGCCGTGCCCGGAGGACTACAAGTACATCTCTGAGAACTGCGAGACATCGACCATGAACATCGACCGCAACATCACCCATCTGCAG CACTGCACGTGTGTGGATGACTGCTCCAGCTCCAATTGCCTATGTGGTCAGCTCAGTATCCGATGCTGGTATGACAAG GACGGGCGGCTGCTCCAGGAGTTTAACAAGATCGAGCCCCCCCTGATCTTTGAGTGTAACCAGGCATGCTCCTGCTGGAGAAGCTGCAAGAACCGCGTGGTGCAGAGCGGCATCAA GGTACGGCTGCAGCTCTACCGGACTGCCAAGATGGGCTGGGGGGTCCGAGCCTTGCAGACCATCCCCCAGGGCACGTTCATCTGCGA GTATGTAGGAGAGCTGATCTCTGATGCCGAGGCTGATGTGAGAGAGGATGATTCTTACCTCTTCGATTTAGATAACAAG GATGGCGAGGTTTACTGCATTGATGCCCGTTACTATGGCAACATCAGCCGATTCATTAACCACCTGTGTGACCCCAACATCATCCCTGTCCGGGTTTTCATGCTGCACCAAGATCTACGGTTCCCACGCATTGCCTTCTTCAGCTCCAGGGACATCCGGACTGGGGAGGAGCTGGG CTTTGACTACGGTGACCGATTCTGGGACATCAAGAGCAAGTATTTCACCTGCCAGTGTGGCTCTGAGAAGTGCAAGCATTCAGCGGAGGCCATCGCCCTGGAGCAGAGCCGCCTGGCCCGGCTGGACCCCCACCCGGAGCTGCTCCCTGACCTCAGCTCCCTGCCCCCCATCAACACCTGA